The Populus nigra chromosome 14, ddPopNigr1.1, whole genome shotgun sequence genome has a segment encoding these proteins:
- the LOC133672637 gene encoding uncharacterized protein LOC133672637 has product MAGEDVDLSSLTLQVGETQETWKQEMERRHSQVDVLQVKLMEVKACVQGSEEHAKEMEVLWRRVKTTSTLLTYLKAKARVFAVPELAHTSCGIKELEGVGLVDRNGTPLSSWSRDVDLSSFGPDEESCIRLRKQQGSYDEQDEAYIGELLKSVQMVSDVMEGLVKRVIMAESETALEKDKVTLGQEEIRRKAIQIENMSLKLEEMERFALGTNGILNDMRKRVEDLVEETSRQRQCAAENEQELCRVKRDFESLKSYVSSLISVRETLLSSERQFQTIERLFERLVAKTTQLEGEKMQKETEVQKLMEENVRLSALLDKKEAQLLAMNEQCKLMALNASNI; this is encoded by the exons ATGGCAGGAGAGGATGTCGACTTGTCAAGTTTGACGTTGCAAGTTGGAGAAACTCAGGAAACGTGGAAGCAGGAGATGGAAAGGCGACACTCTCAAGTGGATGTGTTACAAGTGAAGCTTATGGAGGTGAAGGCTTGTGTACAAGGGTCGGAGGAACATGCAAAGGAGATGGAGGTTCTTTGGCGAAGAGTGAAAACAACCTCGACATTGTTGACTTATTTAAAAGCAAAAGCACGAGTCTTTGCTGTTCCTGAGTTAGCTCACACATCATGTGGAATAAAGGAATTAGAAGGAGTGGGGCTTGTTGACAGGAATGGAACTCCATTGTCCAGTTGGTCCCGGGATGTTGATCTTTCTTCATTTGGCCCGGATGAAGAATCATGTATCAGACTTAGAAAGCAACAAGGAAGCTATGATGAACAAGACGAAGCTTATATTGGTGAATTACTCAAGTCTGTGCAGATGGTATCCGATGTGATGGAAGGTCTTGTTAAAAGAGTTATAATGGCAGAATCTGAAACTGCACTGGAGAAAGATAAGGTAACTTTAGGTCAGGAAGAAATTAGAAGGAAAGCAATCCAAATTGAGAACATGTCTTTGAAATTAGAGGAGATGGAGCGGTTTGCTCTGGGTACAAATGGTATTTTGAATGATATGCGGAAGAGGGTTGAGGATTTGGTTGAAGAGACATCTAGGCAGAGGCAATGTGCTGCAGAAAATGAGCAAGAGCTTTGCCGAGTGAAAAGGGACTTCGAGTCTCTAAAATCCTATGTTAGCAGTCTCATTAGTGTCAGAGAGACACTTCTTTCATCAGAGAGGCAATTTCAAACTATTGAGAGGCTTTTTGAACG GCTAGTTGCGAAGACAACACAATTGGAGGGTGAGAAAATGCAGAAAGAGACTGAAGTTCAGAAACTTATGGAAGAGAATGTGAGGTTGAGTGCCCTTCTTGATAAGAAAGAGGCTCAACTTCTGGCCATGAATGAACAATGCAAGTTAATGGCCCTGAATGcttcaaatatttga
- the LOC133672638 gene encoding transcription initiation factor TFIID subunit 14b, producing the protein MPHTTTPLPSKTSIQLEDVESAAKPQRIKPTDYTDNNINQDENKRLKDVEISVPVVYGTMAFYLGKKANELQSHKWTVYVRGATNEDLGVVIKQVVFQLHPSFDNPIRVVESPPFELSECGWGEFEICISILFHDDVCDKHVDLFHLLKLYPDAESGPQSTKKPVVVETYNEIVFPDPSENFLARVLNHPAVYVPRLPAGFNLPAPVPSPNMNVKGKDDTKNHPLNHWFINFSEADELLKLASARQQVQAHILKLRRQLSMLDGPPQPSKLAYGMISECT; encoded by the exons ATGCCCCACACGACAACTCCATTACCCTCGAAAACAAGCATTCAGCTAGAAGATGTCGAGTCTGCTGCAAAACCTCAACGCATCAAACCCACTGACTACACCGACAACAACATAAACCAG GATGAAAACAAGAGGCTTAAAGATGTTGAAATCAGTGTTCCGGTGGTATATGGAACTATGGCATTTTACCTTGGTAAAAAGGCCAATGA gtTACAGTCTCATAAATGGACAGTGTATGTACGCGGAGCGACGAATGAGGATCTTGGTGTAGTGATAAAGCAAGTCGTGTTTCAATTGCATCCTAGTTTTGATAACCCTATAAGAGTTGTTGAATCTCCACCATTTGAGTTATCTGAATGTGGTTGGGGTGAATTTGAAATCTGTATCTCCATACTTTTTCATGACGATGTCTGTGATAAGCATGTGGACTT gtTCCACTTATTGAAGCTGTATCCTGATGCTGAAAGTGGTCCACAGTCAACCAAGAAACCTGTTGTTGTGGAAACTTATAATGAGATTGTCTTTCCTGACCCCTCAGAGAACTTTTTGGCTCGCGTGCTGAATCATCCTGCTGTATATGTGCCACGACTTCCTGCTGGATTTAACTTGCCTGCTCCTG TTCCAAGCCCAAATATGAATGTGAAAGGGAAAGATGATACCAAAAACCATCCATTGAATCACTGGTTCATAAATTTTTCAGAGGCAGATGAGCTTTTGAAACTTGCATCTGCTCGTCAGCAG GTGCAAGCTCATATTCTTAAGCTGAGAAGACAATTGAGCATGTTAGATGGACCACCTCAACCATCAAAACTAGCCTACGGTATGATTTCTGAATGTACATGA
- the LOC133672643 gene encoding protein SMALL AUXIN UP-REGULATED RNA 12, producing the protein MAIRKSNKSPQTSALKQIVKRCSSFGKKNGCDQDGLPDDVPKGHFAVYVGENRSRYIIPISWLDRPEFQSLLQRAEEEFGFKHGMGLTIPCEEVVFRSLTEMIR; encoded by the coding sequence ATGGCTATAAGAAAATCGAACAAGTCTCCTCAAACATCAGCTCTCAAACAAATTGTCAAAAGATGCTCaagttttggaaagaaaaatggCTGTGACCAAGATGGCCTGCCGGATGATGTACCGAAAGGCCATTTTGCGGTTTATGTAGGAGAGAACAGAAGCAGATACATTATCCCAATATCATGGTTGGATCGTCCTGAGTTTCAAAGCTTACTCCAAAGAGCTGAAGAGGAGTTCGGCTTTAAACATGGCATGGGCCTCACTATTCCTTGTGAAGAAGTAGTCTTTCGGTCTCTAACAGAGATGATAAgataa